In Pontiella desulfatans, one DNA window encodes the following:
- a CDS encoding phosphoglycerate kinase has product MNKMTIQDLDVQGKRVLMRVDFNVPVKDGVVGDDTRIVAALPSINYVLENGGSLILMSHCGRPKGEKNMEFTLKPAADRLAELVDAKVTLAPDVIGDEVKALVEALPAGEILVLENVRFYKEEEGKGCTAEEQEAFAKELASYGDVYVSDAFGTAHRAHASMAVVTKYIDQCAAGFLLSKEIEYLGKTLEAPEKPFVAIIGGAKISGKIDVVINLMDKCDKILIGGGMAYTFYKAMGKQIGGSLVEDDKVELAAQILKQAEEKGVELLLPIDNTVADAFSAEANVKVVGDSIEDGWMALDIGPKTIELYCDAVANAKTVVWNGPMGCFEMAPFAAGTFSVCEAVAKSDSISIIGGGDSVAAVNLSGVADQMSHVSTGGGASLEFMEGKQLPGIVALTDK; this is encoded by the coding sequence ATGAATAAAATGACGATCCAAGACCTGGATGTTCAGGGCAAGCGTGTGCTGATGCGCGTTGATTTCAATGTGCCGGTGAAAGATGGCGTGGTTGGCGACGACACCCGTATCGTCGCGGCTCTGCCTTCCATTAATTATGTGCTGGAAAACGGCGGTTCGCTCATCCTGATGAGCCACTGCGGACGTCCGAAAGGCGAAAAGAACATGGAGTTCACCCTCAAGCCGGCGGCCGACCGCCTGGCCGAGCTGGTTGACGCCAAGGTTACGCTTGCCCCCGACGTGATCGGCGACGAAGTCAAAGCCCTGGTTGAAGCGTTGCCGGCCGGCGAAATCCTCGTGCTCGAAAACGTTCGCTTCTACAAGGAGGAAGAGGGCAAGGGTTGCACGGCCGAAGAGCAGGAGGCTTTTGCCAAGGAGCTCGCTTCCTACGGCGACGTTTATGTTTCCGACGCCTTCGGCACGGCGCACCGCGCGCATGCCTCCATGGCCGTCGTCACCAAATACATCGACCAGTGCGCCGCCGGGTTCCTGCTCTCCAAGGAAATCGAATATCTCGGCAAAACCCTCGAAGCCCCGGAAAAGCCGTTCGTGGCCATTATTGGCGGCGCCAAGATTTCCGGCAAGATCGATGTGGTCATCAACCTGATGGACAAGTGCGACAAGATTCTCATCGGCGGCGGCATGGCCTACACGTTCTACAAGGCGATGGGCAAGCAAATCGGTGGATCGCTGGTGGAAGACGATAAGGTCGAGCTCGCGGCGCAGATCCTCAAGCAGGCCGAAGAGAAGGGGGTTGAACTGCTCCTTCCGATCGATAACACGGTGGCCGACGCGTTCTCCGCCGAGGCCAACGTCAAGGTGGTCGGCGACTCGATCGAAGACGGCTGGATGGCCCTGGACATCGGCCCGAAAACCATCGAGCTCTACTGCGATGCCGTTGCCAATGCCAAGACCGTGGTTTGGAACGGCCCGATGGGCTGCTTCGAAATGGCGCCGTTCGCGGCGGGAACCTTCTCCGTTTGCGAAGCCGTTGCGAAGTCCGACAGCATCAGCATCATCGGTGGTGGCGACAGCGTTGCCGCGGTCAACCTGTCCGGCGTTGCGGATCAGATGAGCCACGTTTCCACCGGCGGTGGCGCTTCCCTCGAATTCATGGAAGGCAAGCAGCTCCCCGGCATCGTTGCCCTGACCGATAAATAA